In Curtobacterium sp. MCPF17_002, one genomic interval encodes:
- a CDS encoding isoprenylcysteine carboxylmethyltransferase family protein yields the protein MSWGRLSFAVQALGGAAWWVAVFTVPGVRTATLGSLDAVLVAAFDVPLFVLASALAAAGLRSAAVVTTVWTALVMTGLAVWATVTTEAGAGVLVMIGAAVGSSLALALVLLGRLPTEWVTSGPLRFRTADPSATRRRHVRATVVQIVVFWGLLLGVVPLVIAFAEHRWELHPPWPKAVVLAAVIVGAVVLVTASALGIAAAATMSTQGAGTPLPSAMTNRLVVAGPYRSVRNPMALAGIAQGVAVGLLFSSWMVVVYALAGSIVWNCVVRPLEEADLEHRFGDDFRRYAARVRCWVPRWPVPASAPVDAISPPRR from the coding sequence CGGCCTGGTGGGTCGCGGTGTTCACGGTCCCGGGGGTGCGGACCGCGACCCTCGGGTCGCTGGACGCCGTCCTGGTCGCCGCGTTCGACGTGCCGCTGTTCGTGCTCGCGTCCGCCCTCGCCGCCGCCGGTCTGCGGAGCGCAGCCGTGGTGACGACGGTCTGGACCGCACTCGTCATGACGGGCCTGGCCGTCTGGGCGACCGTCACGACCGAAGCCGGCGCCGGGGTCCTCGTGATGATCGGCGCGGCCGTGGGGTCGTCACTCGCGCTGGCGCTCGTGCTGCTCGGAAGGCTGCCGACCGAGTGGGTGACGTCGGGTCCGCTGCGGTTCCGGACCGCCGATCCGTCCGCGACCCGACGACGGCACGTGCGCGCCACCGTCGTGCAGATCGTCGTCTTCTGGGGGCTGCTGCTCGGCGTGGTCCCGCTCGTCATCGCGTTCGCCGAACACCGGTGGGAGCTGCACCCGCCGTGGCCCAAGGCCGTCGTGCTCGCCGCCGTCATCGTCGGGGCGGTCGTCCTCGTCACGGCGAGCGCCCTCGGGATCGCGGCCGCGGCGACCATGTCGACACAGGGCGCCGGCACACCGCTGCCGTCGGCGATGACGAACCGGCTCGTCGTCGCCGGCCCCTACCGTTCCGTGCGGAACCCGATGGCCCTCGCCGGGATCGCGCAGGGCGTGGCGGTCGGACTCCTGTTCTCGTCGTGGATGGTGGTCGTCTACGCGCTCGCCGGTTCGATCGTCTGGAACTGCGTCGTGCGCCCACTCGAGGAGGCCGACCTGGAACACCGGTTCGGCGACGACTTCCGCCGGTACGCCGCCCGGGTCCGGTGCTGGGTGCCGCGGTGGCCCGTGCCGGCGAGTGCGCCGGTGGACGCGATCAGCCCGCCGCGCCGCTGA
- a CDS encoding VOC family protein, giving the protein MSVRLNPYIGFRDRAREALGFYQSVFHGEVTLSTFGEAGMAQDPVDAEKVMHGQLEGENGLLLMVSDAPTGMESPEVSNISISLSGDDEDALTRYWNGLAEGASIIEPLTKAPWGDTFGMLTDRLGVTWLVNITGDTSGDVTGDASGNVTGDVSGAAG; this is encoded by the coding sequence ATGTCCGTCCGCCTCAACCCCTACATCGGTTTCCGTGACCGGGCCCGCGAAGCCCTCGGCTTCTACCAGTCGGTCTTCCACGGCGAGGTCACCCTCAGCACCTTCGGTGAGGCCGGCATGGCGCAGGACCCCGTCGACGCCGAGAAGGTCATGCACGGTCAGCTCGAGGGCGAGAACGGGCTGCTGCTGATGGTGTCGGACGCCCCCACCGGCATGGAGTCGCCCGAGGTGAGCAACATCTCGATCTCCCTGAGCGGGGACGACGAGGACGCGCTCACCCGCTACTGGAACGGCCTCGCCGAGGGGGCATCGATCATCGAACCCCTGACGAAGGCGCCGTGGGGCGACACCTTCGGCATGCTCACCGACCGGCTCGGCGTCACCTGGCTGGTGAACATCACCGGTGACACCAGTGGTGACGTCACGGGCGACGCCAGTGGCAACGTCACCGGCGACGTCAGCGGCGCGGCGGGCTGA